In a genomic window of Desulfobaccales bacterium:
- a CDS encoding metallophosphoesterase family protein: MPEHLIGVISDTHGLLRPQAASALSGVELIIHAGDIGNPQILEALTRIAPVHAVRGNTDRGDWAADLPHTRVVEVGGLLIYVLHELFTLDLDPAAAGFAAVIYGHSHSPHMERKNGVLYLNPGSAGPRRFTLPVTLARIKLQGVSLHPELVELKA; the protein is encoded by the coding sequence ATGCCTGAACACCTGATCGGCGTCATCTCCGACACCCACGGCCTGCTGCGGCCCCAAGCCGCTTCCGCTCTGTCCGGGGTCGAACTCATCATCCACGCCGGGGACATAGGCAACCCCCAGATATTGGAAGCCCTAACCCGGATCGCCCCGGTGCACGCGGTCCGGGGCAACACCGACCGCGGCGACTGGGCCGCGGACCTGCCCCACACCCGGGTAGTCGAAGTGGGCGGCCTCCTCATCTACGTCCTCCACGAACTCTTCACCCTGGACCTGGACCCCGCCGCGGCAGGTTTTGCCGCAGTCATCTACGGCCACTCCCACTCCCCCCATATGGAACGCAAAAACGGCGTCCTTTATCTCAACCCCGGCAGCGCCGGACCGCGGCGGTTTACGTTGCCGGTGACGTTGGCGCGAATTAAGCTACAAGGCGTCTCCCTGCACCCGGAGCTGGTGGAATTAAAAGCATGA
- a CDS encoding putative cobaltochelatase: MTPKRPVYPFAALVGQERLKQALILNAINPLIGGVLIRGEKGTAKSTAARGLAELLPPIPMVAGCPFHCHPELPELMCDACLKRHEQGEVLPRRDRPMPVVDLPLGTTEDRLLGTIDLEKAIKSGEKHFEPGLLASANRGILYVDEVNLLDDHLVDVLLDAAAMGVNVVEREGISFTHPARFILVGTMNPEEGELRPQLLDRFGLCVEVTGLHNLDARMAVVERRLAFEADPDGFNNRWQGEQDGMRQAILAARERLPHVAFTHDLLRLITAICVDQGVDGHRADIFMLKVAQTLAAFRGRKAVTPEDVREAAALVLPHRLRRKPFSESEMDENRLEETFRKHAEDLAERPVPQAPPPQPGGASEGEEVALIGEVTVAPGSTFPVQPLDLPHDRQVKKAPGARTRAVSDDTTGRYVRPTLSKPGVPDLALDATLRAAAPYQAVRERGNLALAIREPDLRYKVREKRIGRHILFVVDASGSMGADERMAETKAAILSLLIDAYQKRERVGLIVFRGATARVALPFTHSVEMAQRYLTNLPTGGKTPLPHALNLARELLQKEKARHPRDAFLLVLITDGRANLSLSQGLSPMEEVKELAAQIGALKINALVLDTERFAPCLDLGCLPELSRILGGQYHSVASLRAPEVVARVASLLGTAAIP, from the coding sequence ATGACTCCCAAACGCCCCGTTTACCCCTTCGCCGCCCTGGTCGGGCAAGAGCGGCTGAAGCAGGCCCTGATTCTCAATGCCATCAATCCCCTTATCGGCGGGGTGTTGATCCGGGGGGAGAAGGGCACGGCCAAGTCCACTGCGGCCCGAGGCTTGGCGGAGCTGTTGCCCCCCATCCCCATGGTGGCGGGCTGCCCCTTTCACTGCCATCCGGAGTTGCCGGAACTCATGTGCGACGCCTGCCTCAAGCGCCATGAGCAGGGCGAGGTTTTGCCCCGCCGGGACCGGCCCATGCCTGTGGTGGATTTACCCTTGGGCACCACCGAGGACCGGCTGTTGGGCACCATTGATCTCGAAAAGGCCATCAAGAGCGGCGAGAAGCATTTTGAGCCGGGGCTGTTGGCCTCGGCTAACCGCGGTATCCTTTACGTCGACGAAGTGAATCTGCTGGACGATCACCTGGTGGACGTGCTCCTGGACGCCGCGGCCATGGGGGTCAACGTGGTGGAGCGGGAAGGTATTTCGTTTACCCACCCGGCCCGCTTTATCTTGGTGGGCACCATGAACCCCGAGGAAGGCGAACTGCGCCCCCAGTTGCTGGACCGCTTCGGGTTATGCGTTGAAGTCACAGGCCTCCACAATCTGGACGCCCGTATGGCCGTGGTAGAGCGGCGCCTGGCCTTCGAGGCCGACCCGGACGGCTTCAATAATCGCTGGCAGGGGGAGCAGGATGGGATGCGCCAGGCCATTCTTGCCGCCCGGGAGCGCCTGCCCCACGTGGCTTTTACCCATGACCTTCTGCGCCTTATTACCGCCATCTGCGTGGACCAGGGCGTGGACGGCCACCGGGCCGATATCTTTATGCTCAAGGTGGCGCAAACCCTGGCGGCCTTTCGGGGCCGGAAGGCCGTGACCCCGGAGGACGTGCGGGAGGCCGCGGCCTTGGTATTGCCTCACCGCCTGCGCCGAAAACCCTTCAGCGAATCCGAAATGGACGAAAACCGTCTGGAGGAGACCTTCCGCAAGCACGCTGAAGACCTGGCCGAGCGTCCCGTGCCGCAAGCGCCCCCACCTCAGCCCGGCGGCGCCTCCGAGGGGGAAGAAGTTGCCTTAATTGGCGAGGTCACGGTGGCCCCCGGATCGACCTTCCCGGTGCAGCCCTTGGATTTGCCCCATGACCGCCAGGTCAAAAAGGCTCCGGGGGCCCGCACCCGAGCCGTAAGTGATGACACCACCGGACGCTATGTCCGCCCTACCCTTTCCAAGCCTGGGGTCCCCGACCTTGCCCTGGACGCGACGCTCAGGGCCGCGGCCCCCTATCAGGCGGTGCGTGAACGGGGCAATTTGGCCCTGGCCATAAGGGAGCCCGATCTGCGCTACAAGGTGCGGGAAAAGCGAATCGGCCGCCACATCCTGTTTGTGGTGGATGCCTCCGGCTCCATGGGCGCGGATGAGCGCATGGCCGAAACCAAGGCCGCGATCCTGTCGCTCTTAATTGACGCCTACCAGAAAAGGGAGCGGGTGGGACTCATCGTCTTTCGGGGCGCCACCGCCAGGGTGGCCCTACCTTTCACTCACAGTGTAGAAATGGCCCAGCGTTATCTTACAAACCTCCCCACCGGCGGCAAGACCCCCCTGCCCCATGCCCTCAATCTGGCGCGTGAGTTGCTGCAAAAGGAAAAGGCCCGCCACCCCCGGGACGCCTTTCTCCTGGTGCTCATCACCGACGGCCGGGCCAACCTCAGCCTTAGTCAGGGACTGAGCCCCATGGAGGAGGTCAAGGAATTGGCCGCGCAGATCGGCGCCCTCAAGATCAACGCCCTGGTGCTGGACACGGAGCGCTTCGCCCCCTGCCTGGATCTGGGCTGCCTGCCTGAGTTAAGCCGCATCCTGGGGGGCCAGTACCATTCGGTGGCGAGCCTTCGGGCCCCGGAAGTGGTGGCCCGGGTCGCCTCTCTCCTGGGTACTGCCGCAATCCCCTAA
- a CDS encoding DUF4337 family protein gives MPEPQKETWLKLVALTVIVLALAAGISAFKAVGYSTLVQIYAAREARHWQDYQVQSIKKDNFAINRDILLSQRLPEGKAAKAPKTAAARIKEFEDEMGRLNQERDQIKKEAQQLAAQEETLAKKAGELGLAVILFQLAILSTATAALTRKKILWLVGLALGVWGLVYVGMNLII, from the coding sequence ATGCCGGAACCACAAAAAGAAACCTGGCTTAAACTGGTTGCGCTGACCGTCATCGTCCTGGCGCTGGCTGCGGGTATCTCGGCGTTCAAGGCCGTGGGTTACTCGACGCTGGTCCAGATTTACGCCGCCCGGGAGGCCCGGCACTGGCAAGATTACCAGGTGCAGAGCATTAAAAAGGATAATTTCGCCATTAACCGGGATATCCTGCTGTCCCAGCGGCTACCGGAGGGCAAGGCTGCCAAGGCTCCAAAGACCGCGGCTGCCAGGATCAAGGAATTCGAAGATGAAATGGGTCGCCTGAATCAGGAGCGGGACCAGATAAAAAAGGAGGCCCAGCAGCTCGCGGCTCAGGAGGAAACATTAGCGAAGAAGGCCGGAGAATTAGGCCTGGCCGTGATTCTATTCCAACTGGCCATCTTGAGTACCGCAACCGCGGCCCTCACCCGCAAGAAAATTCTGTGGTTGGTTGGCCTGGCCCTGGGCGTCTGGGGGCTGGTTTACGTGGGTATGAACTTAATCATATGA
- a CDS encoding 5'-nucleotidase C-terminal domain-containing protein → MKRIWIILLGVLLMVSLAPWAEAAPVSLRILYVNDFHGFAEPIKQTNGKPSIGGIAYLAGAVDRARQQRPSILLAAGDMIQGNAWANLFLGQSVIDVMNAMKFDAMVVGNHEFNFGPKVLQERIAQANFPILGANVEGLPSLKPYVIKKLNGIRIGIIGVVTQDSVNTAPKNIAGLKFTPPESALLKYLPELKRQADIIVVLSHCGYPVDRELAAKVPGIDVIVGGHTHTKLTHPEEVGNTIIVQAWEHAKNLGVLDLSVEAGKIVKFQGALQEISPNTEKPDPQIQAIVTRYEDLANPPLRQSIGETLVDLDASRVRTEETNLGDFIADVMRQTAQADAAIINAGSIKGSIAKGTIRTQDVYNALPYDNYLIAIQLTGAQLKEALEHGVSQVGKPSHRFPQVSGLTFTYSRSAPVGSRVREVIVGGQLLNLTKKYIVATIDYLGAGGDGFKIFAAALERRDGGEMDRVVYTDTGNWLRDRVIIAIKAQKTIAPQVDGRIKAVD, encoded by the coding sequence ATGAAAAGAATCTGGATAATTCTGCTCGGCGTTCTCCTGATGGTGAGCCTGGCGCCCTGGGCTGAGGCGGCGCCGGTCAGCCTGAGAATCCTTTATGTCAACGATTTTCATGGGTTTGCCGAACCGATCAAACAGACGAACGGAAAGCCTTCCATAGGCGGCATCGCCTATCTGGCGGGAGCCGTGGACCGGGCTCGCCAACAGCGGCCATCAATATTGCTGGCTGCAGGCGATATGATCCAGGGGAACGCCTGGGCCAACCTGTTTCTGGGCCAATCGGTTATCGACGTAATGAATGCCATGAAATTTGACGCCATGGTGGTGGGCAATCATGAATTCAATTTTGGCCCAAAAGTGCTGCAAGAAAGGATTGCCCAGGCCAATTTTCCCATTCTGGGCGCCAACGTTGAAGGTCTGCCATCGCTAAAGCCCTATGTGATCAAGAAACTTAACGGCATAAGAATCGGCATCATCGGGGTGGTTACCCAGGATTCGGTTAACACGGCTCCCAAGAATATCGCAGGCCTGAAATTTACTCCCCCGGAGAGCGCGCTTTTAAAGTATCTCCCGGAGCTCAAGCGCCAGGCCGATATCATTGTGGTGTTATCTCATTGCGGTTATCCGGTGGACCGGGAACTGGCCGCCAAGGTGCCTGGCATTGATGTCATTGTGGGGGGACACACTCACACCAAACTGACCCATCCCGAGGAGGTGGGCAACACTATCATCGTGCAGGCCTGGGAACACGCCAAGAACTTGGGAGTCCTGGACCTGAGCGTTGAGGCCGGGAAAATCGTCAAGTTCCAGGGGGCGCTCCAGGAGATTAGCCCCAACACCGAAAAACCTGACCCCCAAATCCAGGCGATTGTGACGCGCTACGAAGACCTGGCGAATCCGCCCTTGCGGCAAAGCATCGGCGAGACCCTGGTGGACCTGGATGCCAGCAGGGTTAGAACCGAGGAAACCAACCTGGGTGATTTCATCGCCGACGTCATGCGGCAAACTGCTCAGGCGGACGCGGCTATCATCAACGCTGGCAGCATCAAAGGCAGCATTGCCAAGGGAACGATAAGAACGCAGGACGTTTATAATGCGCTGCCGTATGACAATTATCTGATTGCCATTCAACTGACGGGGGCGCAACTCAAGGAGGCGCTGGAGCACGGCGTCTCCCAGGTGGGGAAGCCTTCTCATCGCTTCCCTCAAGTCTCGGGACTCACCTTTACCTACAGCCGCTCAGCGCCGGTGGGGTCTCGGGTTAGAGAGGTCATCGTCGGGGGCCAGCTATTAAACCTCACCAAAAAATACATTGTGGCCACCATTGATTATCTGGGCGCCGGAGGTGACGGTTTCAAGATATTCGCTGCTGCCCTCGAACGCAGGGACGGAGGCGAAATGGACAGGGTCGTTTACACTGATACCGGCAATTGGCTCCGGGATCGGGTGATCATTGCCATTAAGGCCCAAAAAACCATCGCTCCCCAGGTGGACGGCCGGATCAAAGCAGTGGATTGA
- a CDS encoding ABC transporter substrate-binding protein → MYKGLLRVFLAAALVVSAFGSVQAADQKPIKIGAFFALSGPAAPIGTPTKLVAEMAVDQINKAGGINGQPLELIIGDTESDPAKAATIAKKFIFADKVAAIIGPTSTGEGMQVKKIVEEAGIPIFMTVGGDPPIMKETGPFTYIFKSPQRSSTAVTRLFAYLKEKKLTKAGLLYASDPFGKDGAVWLEKLAPDYGITFVAKESFGPKDTDMTAQLTKIKNANPQAIICWTIGPAGAIVAKNKAQLGIKVPLFQCHGQPGPEYIKLAGKASEGDLMPATKLMAAAQLPDNDPQKKVIENFIQLYNDVYHLDKQFPINTHSGYAWDAITIVANAMKKAGTDPKALRTAIENTQGYVGVSGIYNLSATDHNGLGPDSMVIIQVKDGKFELAK, encoded by the coding sequence ATGTATAAAGGGCTTTTAAGGGTGTTCTTGGCGGCGGCCCTGGTGGTTTCGGCGTTTGGCAGCGTCCAGGCCGCTGACCAGAAACCCATCAAGATAGGGGCTTTCTTCGCGCTGTCCGGGCCGGCGGCCCCCATCGGCACCCCCACCAAGCTGGTAGCGGAAATGGCGGTGGATCAGATCAACAAGGCGGGGGGCATCAACGGCCAGCCTTTGGAGTTGATCATCGGCGATACGGAGAGCGACCCTGCCAAGGCCGCGACCATCGCCAAGAAATTCATCTTCGCCGACAAGGTGGCGGCCATCATCGGACCCACCTCCACGGGCGAGGGCATGCAGGTCAAGAAGATCGTAGAGGAGGCGGGCATCCCGATCTTTATGACCGTGGGAGGCGATCCGCCGATCATGAAGGAGACCGGGCCATTCACCTACATTTTTAAATCGCCCCAGCGCTCCTCCACCGCGGTTACGAGACTTTTCGCCTATCTGAAGGAGAAAAAGCTCACCAAAGCGGGGCTCCTGTATGCCTCCGACCCCTTCGGCAAGGACGGAGCCGTGTGGCTGGAAAAGCTGGCGCCGGATTACGGTATCACCTTCGTGGCCAAGGAGTCCTTCGGTCCCAAGGATACCGACATGACCGCGCAGCTTACCAAGATCAAGAATGCCAATCCCCAAGCCATTATCTGCTGGACCATCGGGCCGGCGGGGGCCATTGTGGCCAAGAACAAGGCCCAGCTTGGAATTAAGGTGCCTTTGTTCCAGTGCCATGGGCAGCCGGGACCGGAATATATCAAACTGGCCGGTAAGGCCTCGGAAGGCGATCTTATGCCCGCCACGAAACTGATGGCCGCGGCGCAGCTACCGGATAACGACCCCCAGAAGAAGGTGATCGAGAATTTTATTCAACTTTACAATGACGTGTATCACCTGGATAAACAATTTCCCATTAACACCCACTCGGGCTACGCTTGGGATGCCATCACCATCGTGGCCAACGCCATGAAGAAGGCGGGCACCGATCCCAAGGCCCTGCGGACCGCTATCGAGAATACCCAAGGGTATGTGGGGGTGTCAGGCATTTACAACCTGAGCGCCACGGACCACAACGGCCTGGGCCCCGATTCCATGGTGATTATCCAGGTTAAGGACGGCAAGTTCGAGCTGGCAAAATAG
- a CDS encoding aldo/keto reductase, with product MSKKIEETGFTRRDFVKTMGLAGLAIGTGTVGAIAAPEAGAAKAATVPKRKLGKTGVDVSILNLGGMFDTINNQLLLKQAVKWGVTYWDTAESYGNGLSEEGFGRFFARNPEARKEIFLVTKLVPKKGNLTERLDKSLKRLQTDHVDLFFIHAITGIDQMTPAFKDWAAEMKKAGKIKFFGFSTHTNMDDCLLGAAKLNWIDAVMLTYNFRTMQSPKMQEALNACAKSGVGLVAMKTMGGGPGPTKSATKAELKVVEGFQARGFSDKQAKLKVVWENPQIASLCSQMPNLSILSANVAAARDLTKLAKEEFESLRQYALETKADYCAGCGSICQAAVGGAVPVNEVMRCLMYHRDYGEPELARQTFAGLPEAVRQQLTEVDYSQAEQVCPQGLAIAALMRQAQEMLA from the coding sequence ATGAGCAAGAAGATTGAAGAAACCGGCTTTACGCGCCGGGATTTTGTGAAGACTATGGGTCTTGCAGGTCTGGCAATTGGCACGGGCACGGTGGGGGCCATTGCCGCACCGGAGGCCGGGGCCGCCAAGGCCGCGACCGTGCCTAAACGCAAACTGGGGAAGACCGGGGTGGATGTGTCTATCCTTAATCTAGGAGGTATGTTCGACACCATTAACAACCAGTTGCTCCTCAAGCAGGCCGTGAAATGGGGAGTCACCTACTGGGACACGGCCGAGAGCTACGGCAATGGACTGAGCGAGGAGGGCTTTGGCCGCTTCTTCGCCCGCAACCCTGAAGCCCGCAAGGAGATTTTTCTGGTCACCAAGCTCGTCCCCAAGAAGGGCAACCTCACCGAGCGTCTGGATAAGAGTTTGAAAAGGCTGCAGACGGACCACGTGGATCTGTTCTTCATCCACGCCATCACCGGCATCGACCAAATGACCCCGGCTTTCAAGGATTGGGCGGCGGAGATGAAGAAGGCGGGCAAGATAAAATTCTTCGGGTTTTCCACCCACACTAACATGGATGATTGTCTCTTGGGCGCGGCCAAGCTGAACTGGATCGATGCGGTGATGCTGACCTACAACTTCCGGACCATGCAAAGCCCCAAGATGCAGGAAGCCCTGAACGCCTGCGCCAAATCCGGGGTGGGGCTGGTGGCCATGAAGACCATGGGTGGTGGGCCCGGACCGACCAAGAGCGCGACCAAGGCCGAGCTTAAAGTGGTGGAGGGCTTCCAGGCCCGGGGCTTTTCGGATAAACAGGCCAAACTCAAGGTCGTGTGGGAGAATCCCCAAATCGCCAGCCTCTGCTCCCAGATGCCCAACTTGAGTATTCTCTCGGCCAACGTGGCCGCGGCCCGTGATCTGACCAAACTGGCCAAAGAAGAGTTCGAATCCCTGCGCCAGTATGCCTTAGAGACTAAAGCGGATTACTGCGCCGGCTGTGGCAGCATCTGCCAGGCCGCGGTGGGCGGGGCTGTGCCGGTGAACGAAGTCATGCGCTGTCTCATGTATCACCGGGACTATGGCGAGCCGGAACTGGCCCGGCAGACCTTCGCGGGGCTGCCTGAAGCCGTGCGGCAGCAGTTGACCGAAGTGGACTACTCCCAGGCTGAGCAGGTTTGCCCCCAAGGATTGGCCATTGCCGCGCTCATGCGCCAGGCCCAGGAGATGCTGGCGTAA